The nucleotide sequence AAAAATGAAAGTAGTTGAAATATTTGAAGCAAAAGGTGAAAATTATTTCAGGAAAGCGGAATCCGGGCTTTTAAAAAAATTATCTGAAAAAACTGAAGCGATCATTTCTCTTGGCGGCGGAGCAATTTCATCCGATGAAAACTTTAGAATCATAAAATCATCCGGAAAAATTATTTATTTGAAATCATCACCCGAAATGGCATATCAACGATTGAGGTTTAAAAGAGACCGTCCTTCATTTATTTTTGAAGGTGAAGAAGTTCCTTCAAAAGAACAATTTATTGAGCGAATTAATAAACTGCTCGATGAACGAAAAAAATATTATGAGCAAGCCGATTATATTATCGATACCGATAATCAAACGGTTGGTAAAACTGTTGATATCCTGGCAAAATACGTTATGAATCAATCATAAATAAATTTTCACACGATCTTGAAAAAAGTATTTGTCAAATCAAGTATTAAGAATTACCCGGTTTACATCGGTAAGAATTCGTTTGATTTGCTGCCTGAATTAATTATTGAATATTCTCTCAAGGGAAGGATATTTGTAATAATTGACAGAAAGGTTAACAAGCTTTTTAAAAACGAAATAGAAAAGATTTATAAAACTATCTCTGATAAAATTCATTTCAGCGTTCTTACAGCTTCTGAAAAAACAAAATCTCTTGAAGAAGCTTCGAAAATTTATTCTGCACTTTACAGGGAACAATTCGGAAAAGATACACTTTTGATTGCAATAGGAGGCGGAACAATTGGAGATCTTGCGGGATTTATTGCTTCCACTTTTATGCGCGGAGTTTCATTAATTCATATACCAACTACGTTGCTTTCTATTGTTGATAGTTCAATTGGTGGCAAAACAGGTGTGAATTTCAGATCAACAAAAAACTTAATTGGTACTTTTTATCAGCCTGACATTGTAGTCAGTGATACGAACTTTCTTAAAACGCTCACTGATGAAGAAATGATTTCAGGATTTGGTGAAGTTATTAAATATTCATATCTGACAGACAAGTGGTTTTACGATAAGCTTCTTTCCGCACCACGCTTATTAAATAATCCGACTGAAAATTTTCTTAATGAAGTAATTTTAGAGTGTATAAAAATTAAATCAGCAGTTGTGGCTCAGGATGAA is from Ignavibacteriota bacterium and encodes:
- a CDS encoding shikimate kinase, with translation MNKKMYYLTGFMAAGKSTIGPILANTLGWNFYDLDREVESQEKMKVVEIFEAKGENYFRKAESGLLKKLSEKTEAIISLGGGAISSDENFRIIKSSGKIIYLKSSPEMAYQRLRFKRDRPSFIFEGEEVPSKEQFIERINKLLDERKKYYEQADYIIDTDNQTVGKTVDILAKYVMNQS
- the aroB gene encoding 3-dehydroquinate synthase; translated protein: MKKVFVKSSIKNYPVYIGKNSFDLLPELIIEYSLKGRIFVIIDRKVNKLFKNEIEKIYKTISDKIHFSVLTASEKTKSLEEASKIYSALYREQFGKDTLLIAIGGGTIGDLAGFIASTFMRGVSLIHIPTTLLSIVDSSIGGKTGVNFRSTKNLIGTFYQPDIVVSDTNFLKTLTDEEMISGFGEVIKYSYLTDKWFYDKLLSAPRLLNNPTENFLNEVILECIKIKSAVVAQDEFEKSGLRKILNFGHTFAHAYEAISDYKIPHGKAVIIGILNALNLSYEVGLINQKQLDKMIELPLKFKDELKITNFDENDIYRSMQYDKKNKGGKNRFVLIKNFGELLVDVEANKNSVLKSIRKTKKDLV